One Festucalex cinctus isolate MCC-2025b chromosome 3, RoL_Fcin_1.0, whole genome shotgun sequence DNA window includes the following coding sequences:
- the irak4 gene encoding interleukin-1 receptor-associated kinase 4 isoform X3: MFNATVGELVDILKSRKLLAPANVLLPEEVISIETPRATPAAEPSSTQTTLPTWRITETERTTLASIVDEQQTPIQLKNDEPNHAQVSGFTSFSYNKLMEITGNFDERPTSDGGCRLGEGGFGTVFKGFLRDKPVAVKKLNPIDDISPDELQIQFNQEIQTLTVLKHENLVDMVGYSSDGQYPCLVYAFMANGSLMDRLACFEGSPPLSWRQRCLIADGTARGLEYLHSNHHVHRDVKSANILLDEHLVAKISDFGLTRASAKRTATTVITERIVGTCAYMAPEALRGEITPKSDVFSFGVVLLEILSGLSPADENREPHLLMDMRHDIDDDDEQLTLEAFVDKRMSDWDMSQVESVYSLAGRCLHERKNRRPLITQVLSELNGVVNNISLESYA, from the exons ATGTTCAACGCCACAGTGGGAGAATTGGTGGACATTCTCAAAAGTCGCAAGTTACTGGCACCTGCCAATGTGCTGTTACCTG AGGAGGTGATCTCCATAGAGACACCACGTGCCACTCCTGCAGCAGAACCCAGCAGCACACAAACAACTTTGCCGACCTGGAGGATAACTGAGACAGAGAGGACAACGCTAGCGTCCATTGTTGATGAACAGCAGACTCCCATCCAGCTGAAGAATGACGAACCAAACCATGCACAAG TGTCAGGTTTCACCAGTTTCTCATACAACAAGCTGATGGAAATTACCGGAAACTTTGACGAGCGCCCTACATCCGACGGCGGCTGCCGGCTCGGAGAAGGAGGCTTTGGGACCGTCTTCAAAGGTTTCCTGCGGGACAAACCTGTGGCTGTGAAAAAACTCAACCCG ATCGACGACATCTCGCCCGATGAGCTGCAAATTCAGTTCAACCAGGAGATTCAAACGCTGACGGT gttGAAACATGAGAATCTGGTGGACATGGTGGGCTACTCCAGTGACGGGCAATACCCGTGTTTGGTGTATGCCTTCATGGCTAATGGATCCTTGATGGACAGACTGGCTTGCTTT gaAGGAAGTCCACCACTGTCCTGGCGACAAAGGTGCTTGATAGCTGACGGCACGGCGAGAGGTTTGGAGTATTTGCATAGCAACCATCATGTCCACAGAGATGTGAAAAG TGCAAATATCCTGTTAGATGAACATTTGGTGGCCAAAATCTCAGACTTTGGCCTGACGAGAGCCTCAGCCAAGCGTACCGCGACGACCGTGATAACAGAGAGGATCGTCGGTACCTGCGCTTACATGGCGCCTGAGGCGCTGAGAGGGGAGATCACGCCCAAATCGGATGTCTTCAGCTTTGGGGTG GTACTGTTAGAAATTCTATCCGGACTCTCTCCAGCAGATGAAAACCGTGAGCCGCATCTTTTG ATGGACATGAGGCACGAcattgacgacgacgatgagcAGCTCACTCTGGAGGCCTTTGTGGACAAGCGCATGAGCGACTGGGACATGAGCCAGGTGGAGAGCGTCTACTCTTTGGCCGGCAGATGTCTCCACGAGAGGAAGAACAGGCGGCCGCTCATCACACAG GTGCTGTCTGAGCTCAATGGAGTGGTCAAtaacatttcattggagtcttacgCATAA
- the twf1a gene encoding LOW QUALITY PROTEIN: twinfilin-1a (The sequence of the model RefSeq protein was modified relative to this genomic sequence to represent the inferred CDS: deleted 1 base in 1 codon), giving the protein MNKMVTSLPGRSLCLPFASCFFASLVSSDQLLETFRRRDTDTMSHQTGIQAGNDVKDIFASAKSGDEYRVLKIVIEDEQLTVADTKKASKKWDQEYDALVLPLLEDCIPCYILYRLDSSNNQGYEWLFLAWTPDQSTVRNKMLFAATRATLKKEFGGGHIKDEIFATTKDELNLSGYRKYLISQAAPLPLTAAEEELRQIKLNEVQTDISVDSKHQTLQGVAFPIHHAAVAALERFRDKEINYVQLQVDADQELICLGSTEPTDLKSLPLRIPKDVARYHFFLYKHSHEGDRLESTVFIYSMPGYKCSIKERMLYSSCKNPLVDMVENQLKIEIEKKLEIDNGDDLTSDFMYDEVHPKQHAHKQAFAKPKGPQGKRGGRRITRPPGDGQDNDLNRTSSVLTPCARSIVEHS; this is encoded by the exons ATGAATAAAATGGTGACGTCCCTACCGGGGCGGAGCTTATGTCTGCCATTCGCTTCCTGCTTCTTCGCTTCCCTGGTTTCGTCTGATCAGCTGCTCGAGACTTTCCGCAGACGAGACACGGACACAATGTCACACCAAACGGGCATTCAAG CGGGCAATgatgtgaaggacatttttgccagCGCCAAGAGCGGAGACGAATACCGGGTCTTGAAGATCGTCATTGAGGATG AGCAGCTGACGGTGGCCGACACCAAGAAGGCGTCAAAGAAGTGGGACCAGGAGTATGACGCCTTAGTGCTCCCCCTGCTGGAGGACTGCATTCCCTGCTACATTCTTTACCGGCTGGACTCCAGCAACAACCAGGGTTACGAGTGGCTCTTCCTCGCCTGGACTCCAGACCAATCTACT gtgaGAAACAAAATGCTATTTGCTGCTACCAGAGCCACACTGAAGAAAGAGTTTGGGGGCGGCCACATCAAAGATGAGATTTTTGCCACGACAAAG GACGAGCTCAACCTCAGCGGATACAGGAAGTATCTGATCTCGCAGGCGGCTCCCCTGCCCCTCACCGCTGCCGAGGAGGAGCTGAGGCAGATTAAACTCAACGAG GTTCAGACGGACATTAGCGTGGACAGTAAGCACCAGACCCTCCAAGGCGTGGCCTTCCCCATCCACCACGCTGCCGTGGCAGCGCTGGAGCGCTTCAGGGACAAGGAAATCAACTACGTGCAACTG CAAGTAGACGCTGACCAGGAGCTGATTTGCTTGGGCAGCACTGAGCCAACAGACCTGAAGTCCCTGCCCTTGAGGATCCCCAAAGACGTCGCGCGCTACCACTTCTTCCTCTACAAGCATTCCCACGAGGGTGACCGCTTGGAGTCCACGG TctttatttattcaatgccagggTACAAGTGTAGCATCAAAGAGAGAATGCTCTATTCCAGCTGCAAAAACCCTCTGGTGGACATGGTGGAAAACCAACTGAAGATTGAGATTGAGAAAAAG TTGGAAATCGACAACGGAGACGACCTGACCAGTGACTTCATGTATGACGAGGTGCATCCCAAGCAGCACGCGCACAAGCAGGCCTTCGCCAAGCCCAAAGGCCCTCAAGGCAAGCGG GGCGGCCGTCGCATCACCCGACCCCCCGGCGACGGCCAGGACAACGACTTAAACCGGACCTCCTCGGTACTTACACCCTGTGCACGTTCCATAGTGGAACATTCCTGA